The Trypanosoma brucei brucei TREU927 chromosome 9, whole genome shotgun sequence genome includes a window with the following:
- a CDS encoding nucleosome assembly protein-like protein produces MPRENFSPKHVDPVNFHNDDDEDEEEFDLLKVMNDMKVHERRNVYALKGLLNEYKSVRAKFREELSRLEVEHLRDAQHFHDIRAAIVCGTRDITDEEIAAAQASLAAETTSSGVRAISSSDEEPDAGDAKRDENKAGKKSVRVVSPQEDPGRLEKAAAAPDGGIPDFWLTAMCNAEVLDSTITERDRPALSHLQDIQLEHIDGDPHKGVRINFHFSPNEYFTNEVLSKTYRMAFDEDSGEVEIDSMSATPVDWKSREKNLTVILKKKKQRHKTKREIRVVTREEKCPSFFNFFTNPLGGEDEDEDEDGDGKEDEKRDEKEKGKKTDDDDDDDDDDEEETAELHIELGQVLMEELVPKAAFYYTGKSVEETALALIKKFSVESDDEDGDEDDDSDDGSDIGGKSSKKPAPSGGKTNQPECQQQ; encoded by the coding sequence ATGCCCCGTGAGAACTTCTCACCGAAGCACGTTGATCCTGTGAACTTCCACAACGACGATGACGAAGACGAAGAAGAATTCGATCTCTTAAAAGTGATGAATGATATGAAGGTGCACGAACGCCGTAATGTGTATGCTCTGAAAGGTTTACTTAATGAATACAAAAGTGTACGGGCGAAGTTCCGTGAAGAGCTCAGCCGGCTTGAGGTGGAGCATCTGCGTGACGCCCAGCATTTCCACGATATTCGCGCTGCCATCGTGTGTGGAACGCGCGACATCACTGATGAGGAAATAGCTGCTGCCCAGGCATCGTTGGCGGCTGAGACGACGTCTTCTGGTGTTCGTGCAATTTCCTCCAGCGATGAAGAACCCGACGCGGGTGATGCAAAGCGGGATGAAAATAAAGCCGGAAAGAAGTCCGTTCGTGTGGTGTCTCCTCAGGAAGATCCCGGCCGCCTCGAGAAGGCTGCTGCCGCACCTGATGGCGGCATTCCTGACTTTTGGCTCACAGCCATGTGCAACGCCGAGGTGTTGGACTCAACCATTACGGAGCGAGATCGCCCAGCGCTAAGTCACCTGCAAGACATTCAGTTAGAGCACATTGATGGGGATCCACATAAAGGAGTTCGTATTAACTTCCACTTCTCACCGAATGAGTACTTTACCAACGAGGTCCTTAGCAAAACATACCGGATGGCCTTTGATGAAGACAGTGGTGAAGTAGAGATTGATTCCATGAGCGCCACTCCCGTTGACTGGAAGTCGCGTGAGAAGAACCTTACCGTTATccttaagaaaaagaaacaacgacACAAGACCAAGAGGGAGATTCGTGTGGTGACGCGCGAGGAGAAATGCCCGTcgtttttcaattttttcacCAACCCTCTGGGCGGCGAGGACGAGGACGAGGACGAGGACGGGGACGGAAAAGAGGATGaaaaaagggatgaaaaggaaaagggaaagaaaactgacgacgatgacgatgacgatgatgatgatgaagaagagacgGCAGAGTTGCACATTGAATTGGGGCAGGTGTTGATGGAGGAACTCGTGCCAAAGGCCGCCTTCTACTATACAGGTAAGTCCGTTgaggaaacggcactggcactcATAAAGAAATTTAGCGTTGAATCAGATGACGAAGACGGGGACGAAGATGATGACAGTGATGACGGAAGCGACATCGGTGGTAAATCATCTAAGAAACCCGCACCCAGTGGTGGTAAAACTAATCAGCCGGAGTGCCAGCAGcagtaa
- a CDS encoding inositol/phosphatidylinositol phosphatase, putative (GPI-Anchor Signal predicted for Tb09.160.4180 by DGPI v2.04 with cleavage site probability 0.14039999 near 767) translates to MVNGLPPAFQQTHYSSDDIFAFLRTASPVQSSCEILFPEEVWVQQELQFYEDSYTEQQDLRTCIVTFNVASKKPPQNLASLIALTMPGAGGEPVDLIMVSLQEVDMSASAMLKDETDASVVWVSALQAVIGADSQAAGESPYFAFPPKQLVGLLLCVFIRRSLLPHAQKMAITTVATGALGTMGNKGAVGLHLGLCRSNLCFINMHLAAGQKNVVKRNNDVSKIFMGMDFNTTKRPISLETRGGNSAQSELQFQYPEFLPHNNDVIVVAGDLNYRVNLTYRESLQLAMKKDYATLLKHDEFVKELANTHSPWMGFVELTPTYPPTYRYDIGTNNYDTSEKQRVPSYTDRIAIWTRRRDHQSSIRLERLQALTDVMSSDHKPVQACLCLPISREVLEKKISVTQSLRDSVKREGLDRIRKAKISVNSQSLNFGVRQFGDCGSRQPLKITNEGDCVAVIKAFRQQDGDPSKGAWLRVFPLIIFIPPRKEKEVMIECQLDRNSTEWVRNWRPFEGRGEVEITSTLVLCVRNGDIHFVECRCTVRPSVFGNTLDNISLLRNEVCAAAYTLWGTPERRSGGCMPQIPKELWYLCEAIYERGAQQPNLFTENPSTEVCDAIMKHLNTQCRPLPSEYNVQCISACLIYFLQSLQEPVVPYELYEKALAVLKSKSGNPFQFVQQQLPPLHANVWIYVCSLMNFLLRPVNTCGNGLTTKFLARVLSDVMLVRPEALTQMPPSVGTCTHQEVASNAPPKGGTALQAFRQQLQQEREDALRFVECFLVPPPAVIL, encoded by the coding sequence ATGGTGAATGGTCTCCCACCGGCATTTCAGCAAACACACTATTCTTCTGACGATATTTTTGCCTTCCTGAGGACTGCTTCACCGGTGCAGAGTTCATGTGAAATACTTTTCCCTGAAGAAGTTTGGGTACAACAGGAGTTGCAGTTCTATGAGGACTCCTATACGGAACAGCAGGACCTTAGAACATGCATTGTTACTTTTAATGTTGCAAGTAAGAAACCACCTCAAAATTTAGCTTCGCTTATTGCACTCACCATGCCGGGTGCAGGTGGTGAGCCTGTGGATCTCATTATGGTGAGCCTTCAAGAAGTTGACATGAGCGCCTCGGCTATGCTGAAGGATGAGACAGACGCTTCGGTAGTGTGGGTGAGTGCACTCCAAGCGGTAATTGGCGCTGACTCGCAAGCAGCCGGCGAATCTCCTTACTTTGCGTTTCCTCCCAAACAACTTGTTGGCTTACTACTCTGCGTATTCATTCGCCGCTCTTTGCTGCCGCATGCGCAGAAGATGGCCATCACAACGGTGGCGACAGGGGCACTGGGGACcatgggaaacaaaggtgCAGTGGGGCTCCACCTCGGGCTCTGCCGCTCTAATTTATGTTTCATTAATATGCATCTTGCGGCGGGGCAAAAGAACGTGGTGAAGCGCAACAACGACGTTAGCAAGATATTTATGGGCATGGACTTCAACACCACGAAACGACCCATTTCGTTGGAAACCCGAGGGGGTAACAGCGCGCAATCGGAGTTGCAGTTTCAGTATCCGGAGTTTTTGCCCCACAATAACGACGTCATTGTTGTTGCGGGTGACCTTAACTATCGGGTGAATCTGACTTACAGGGAGTCGTTGCAGTTGGCAATGAAAAAAGATTATGCGACTCTGCTGAAACATGATGAGTTTGTGAAAGAACTTGCGAACACGCATTCACCGTGGATGGGTTTCGTCGAGCTGACCCCCACGTACCCACCTACGTACCGCTATGACATTGGTACGAATAATTACGACACAAGTGAAAAGCAACGGGTACCGAGTTACACTGACCGAATAGCAATCTGGACGAGACGGAGGGACCATCAGAGCTCTATTCGTTTGGAACGACTTCAAGCATTGACAGACGTTATGAGCAGCGACCACAAACCGGTTCAGGCGTGCCTGTGCCTTCCCATAAGCCGTGAGGTGTTGGAGAAGAAGATTTCAGTCACACAAAGTCTGCGCGACAGCGTCAAGAGAGAGGGGTTGGACCGTATTAGAAAAGCCAAAATATCGGTTAATTCACAAAGTCTCAATTTTGGGGTTCGCCAATTCGGCGATTGTGGGAGCCGTCAGCCACTTAAGATTACCAACGAAGGCGACTGTGTGGCCGTGATCAAGGCGTTTCGGCAGCAAGACGGAGATCCCAGCAAGGGTGCGTGGCTGCGTGTGTTTCCGTTAATCATCTTCATTCCTCCTCgtaaggaaaaggaggtgaTGATAGAGTGTCAACTGGACCGCAACTCAACGGAATGGGTCAGAAACTGGAGGCCCTTTGAGGGTCGCGGCGAGGTAGAAATTACTTCTACGCTCgtgttgtgtgtgcgtaACGGTGATATTCACTTTGTGGAGTGTCGCTGCACGGTAAGGCCAAGTGTGTTCGGAAATACCCTTGACAACATTTCACTTCTTCGCAATGAAGTGTGTGCTGCCGCCTACACGCTATGGGGCACGCCCGAGAGGAGATCTGGTGGATGCATGCCCCAAATCCCAAAAGAGTTGTGGTATCTTTGTGAGGCCATATATGAGCGCGGAGCTCAGCAACCGAACCTGTTCACTGAAAACCCTTCCACTGAAGTCTGCGATGCGATTATGAAGCATCTGAACACGCAGTGTAGACCACTCCCATCTGAGTACAACGTACAGTGCATTTCAGCATGTTTAATTTACTTTCTCCAGTCGCTGCAGGAGCCCGTTGTGCCCTACGAATTGTATGAAAAAGCCTTGGCAGTGCTAAAATCGAAGAGCGGGAATCCGTTTCAGTTTGTTCAGCAGCAGTTACCTCCCCTTCACGCGAATGTTTGGATATATGTCTGCTCTCTGATGAATTTCTTACTGCGACCTGTGAACACGTGCGGCAACGGACTTACCACCAAATTCCTAGCAAGAGTGCTTAGTGATGTGATGCTCGTTCGCCCCGAAGCTCTAACGCAAATGCCACCCAGTGTAGGTACGTGCACTCATCAGGAGGTAGCGTCAAATGCTCCCCCTAAGGGCGGGACCGCATTGCAGGCATTTCggcagcaactgcagcaagAGAGGGAGGATGCTTTGCGCTTCGTCGAGTGTTTTCTTGTTCCACCCCCAGCCGTGATATTGTGA
- a CDS encoding transcription factor IIB produces MSTTTDFVGRNCPHCSAVDSLQTDDVMGEVACTACALVVAMGLEENVFTRYNENATYEDVDHHRERNANPTAATSAAGSLSAADPHMSSTSSKVVLHPTMLNCMRGLHKKAVLPEPVLDRGIELARAFVGGRRARGQRVERQPDVAAACLMIAAEEAQQPLPLAEVRCLDSSLGDVELRRADIVRELHLEDSERRLRDTFADNLLVKYILKLGLQVSLYLPHCKRLLTALGRVEALAGLTVADRVTTALLLARTAQTLSWEQGTHISKGKECDLGMEAIYANFSSKAHLEVTKVNKIMHLAVDVLPLIQAAFQDCGEPTAGKRKVDKNSEPEASGSTKRVKREET; encoded by the coding sequence ATGTCGACTACCACAGATTTTGTTGGGCGGAACTGTCCTCATTGCAGTGCAGTGGATAGTTTGCAGACAGATGATGTCATGGGCGAAGTAGCTTGCACGGCGTGTGCACTAGTTGTGGCAATGGGACTCGAAGAGAACGTTTTTACACGGTACAATGAGAATGCCACGTATGAGGACGTTGATCACCATCGTGAGCGAAATGCAAATCCCACAGCCGCTACTTCCGCTGCGGGTTCTCTTTCAGCAGCGGACCCTCACATGTCGTCGACCTCTTCGAAGGTTGTGTTACATCCAACCATGCTGAATTGTATGCGAGGCCTTCACAAAAAGGCAGTATTACCAGAGCCAGTACTCGATCGCGGTATTGAGCTCGCGCGAGCCTTTGTTGGTGGGCGGCGGGCACGTGGGCAGCGGGTGGAACGACAACCGgatgttgctgccgcttgtCTTATGATCGCTGCTGAAGAGGCTCAGCAGCCGCTACCGTTGGCCGAAGTGCGGTGTCTTGATTCATCACTTGGCGATGTGGAACTGCGTCGCGCGGATATTGTGCGCGAGTTACACCTAGAAGATAGCGAGCGGCGGTTACGCGACACCTTTGCTGATAACCTTCTTGTGAAGTACATTCTGAAACTTGGTCTGCAAGTCTCATTATACCTACCGCATTGCAAGCGGCTGTTGACGGCACTTGGTCGCGTAGAGGCGTTGGCAGGTTTAACAGTTGCAGATCGAGTAACGACAGCGCTTCTGTTGGCAAGAACTGCGCAAACACTTTCCTGGGAACAGGGAACGCACATTAGTAAAGGCAAAGAGTGTGACCTTGGTATGGAGGCTATCTACGCTAATTTTTCATCCAAAGCTCATTTGGAAGTGACCAAAGTCAACAAAATCATGCACCTGGCCGTAGATGTATTGCCTCTTATCCAGGCAGCGTTTCAAGACTGTGGAGAGCCCACGGCTGGTAAGAGAAAGGTAGACAAGAACAGTGAGCCAGAAGCGAGTGGTAGCACTAAACGcgtgaagagggaggaaacaTGA
- a CDS encoding tryparedoxin peroxidase, with protein sequence MSCGDAKLNHPAPHFNEVALMPNGTFKKVDLASYRGKWVVLFFYPLDFTFVCPTEICQFSDRVKEFNDVDCEVIACSMDSEFSHLAWTNVERKKGGLGTMNIPILADKTKSIMKAYGVLKEEDGVAYRGLFIIDPQQNLRQITINDLPVGRNVDETLRLVKAFQFVEKHGEVCPANWKPGSKTMKADPNGSQDYFSSMN encoded by the coding sequence ATGTCCTGCGGTGATGCGAAACTCAACCACCCTGCGCCTCACTTCAATGAGGTGGCGCTGATGCCTAATGGCACTTTCAAGAAAGTTGATCTCGCCTCTTACAGGGGAAAGTGGGTGGTACTATTCTTTTATCCTCTCGACTTCACGTTTGTGTGCCCTACTGAAATCTGCCAATTCTCTGACCGCGTGAAGGAGTTCAACGACGTCGATTGTGAGGTTATTGCATGCTCAATGGACAGCGAATTCTCACATCTTGCATGGACAAATGTTGAACGCAAGAAGGGTGGATTGGGGACGATGAACATTCCCATCCTCGCTGATAAAACGAAATCAATCATGAAGGCTTATGGTGTACTTAAGGAGGAAGACGGTGTTGCATACCGCGGTCTTTTCATCATTGACCCCCAACAGAACCTTCGTCAAATTACCATCAACGATCTTCCAGTTGGTCGTAATGTTGACGAAACACTTCGACTTGTGAAGGCCTTCCAGTTTGTGGAAAAACACGGTGAGGTGTGCCCCGCTAACTGGAAACCTGGAAGCAAGACAATGAAGGCTGATCCCAACGGATCCCAAGATTACTTCAGCAGCATGAACTAA
- a CDS encoding 60S acidic ribosomal protein — translation MSMKYLAAYALASLAKPAPTADDVKAICKASGVKVEEDSLAFVMEAIDGRSVNTLIAEGVAKMSAVSVAAAPAAGGAAAPAAGGAAAGGAAAPAKKQEVEEEEDDDMGFGLFD, via the coding sequence ATGTCCATGAAGTATCTTGCTGCGTACGCTTTGGCGTCGCTTGCCAAACCTGCACCGACTGCCGACGACGTGAAGGCCATTTGCAAAGCCAGTGGCGTCAAAGTCGAAGAGGACTCGCTCGCGTTCGTTATGGAAGCCATCGATGGCCGTAGCGTCAACACACTCATTGCGGAGGGTGTCGCTAAGATGAGCGCTGTGTCGGTGGCAGCCGCTCCTGCAGCTGGAGGTGCAGCGGCTCCCGCGGCGGGCGGTGCAGCAGCTGGTGGCGCGGCCGCCCCTGCAAAGAAGCAAgaagtggaggaggaagaggatgaTGATATGGGTTTTGGCCTGTTTGACTAA